Proteins from one Bacteroidales bacterium genomic window:
- a CDS encoding biotin--[acetyl-CoA-carboxylase] ligase: MKKHIHYTQATSTNTLMREMLQENPNLPAFFVVSAGFQTSGRGQRQNVWESEQDKNLLFSLLIRPQTIPATKAFVVSQIVSVAIANILSKYVKNIAIKWPNDIYCGDKKICGILIENSLMGNNLNTSIVGVGININQTEFSPFLPNPTSLAILTQQTYCLQDILEEVVCEIEQQYQNFVREGVEEISVLYHSLLYRLNFLSKYKIDSEDNIQEATIIGVEPNGCLMLKHCDNLIRSYAFKEVEYII; this comes from the coding sequence ATGAAAAAACATATACACTACACCCAAGCAACCTCAACTAATACCCTTATGCGAGAAATGTTGCAAGAGAATCCCAACTTGCCCGCTTTTTTTGTGGTAAGTGCAGGTTTTCAAACATCTGGGCGAGGACAACGTCAAAATGTATGGGAGTCGGAACAAGACAAAAACCTTCTCTTTTCACTACTTATAAGACCTCAAACAATACCGGCAACCAAAGCATTTGTAGTGTCGCAAATTGTCTCTGTTGCCATAGCAAACATACTAAGTAAATATGTTAAAAATATTGCCATTAAGTGGCCTAATGACATCTATTGCGGAGATAAAAAAATATGTGGCATTCTGATTGAAAACTCTCTAATGGGAAACAATCTAAATACCTCAATAGTAGGTGTTGGAATAAACATAAATCAAACAGAGTTCTCTCCTTTCTTGCCTAACCCCACATCACTTGCAATATTAACGCAACAAACATATTGCTTGCAAGACATATTAGAGGAGGTAGTGTGTGAGATAGAGCAACAATACCAAAACTTTGTCAGAGAGGGAGTAGAGGAGATAAGTGTATTGTATCATAGTTTGTTATATAGATTAAATTTTCTATCAAAATATAAAATAGACTCCGAAGACAACATTCAAGAGGCAACAATAATAGGAGTTGAACCTAATGGGTGTTTAATGTTAAAACATTGCGATAACCTTATCCGAAGTTATGCTTTTAAAGAAGTTGAATATATAATATAG
- the tpx gene encoding thiol peroxidase, whose protein sequence is MIYLNGEVQELKHKFIANGAKAPDFTITTSEMKRLHLSDFNDKCIVFNIFPSIDTGVCATSVRRFNKMAAELKDCVVVCVSKDLPFALSRFCGAEGIKNVITASDFYPGDFGDNYGVVISKGILSGLLTRAIVVVKDKKIYYTQLVEDINSEPDYMEVIQVLSW, encoded by the coding sequence ATGATTTATCTGAATGGTGAGGTGCAAGAACTAAAACATAAGTTTATTGCAAATGGGGCTAAGGCTCCTGATTTTACTATTACAACAAGTGAAATGAAGAGATTACATTTATCGGATTTTAATGACAAATGTATTGTTTTTAATATCTTCCCAAGCATTGATACCGGTGTTTGTGCTACATCGGTTAGGCGTTTCAATAAAATGGCGGCAGAGTTGAAGGATTGTGTGGTGGTTTGTGTTTCAAAGGATTTACCTTTTGCTCTGTCGCGTTTTTGCGGTGCTGAGGGCATTAAGAATGTTATTACTGCATCAGACTTTTATCCTGGGGACTTTGGCGATAACTATGGAGTTGTAATCTCTAAGGGGATTCTTTCAGGGCTACTTACTCGTGCTATCGTAGTTGTTAAAGATAAAAAAATCTATTACACTCAACTTGTTGAGGATATTAACTCAGAGCCTGACTATATGGAGGTTATTCAAGTTTTGAGTTGGTAA
- a CDS encoding YraN family protein, whose protein sequence is MAKHNSLGKRGEELAREYLASKGYAICEENWHSGKYELDIVAQDGMELVIVEVKTRSKTDYGNPEDFVTPQKIKRTVDAANHYLELQPHHLDIRFDIISVVLGDAGSDNYELEHIIDAFMPDLRTR, encoded by the coding sequence ATGGCAAAGCATAACAGTTTGGGAAAACGTGGCGAGGAGTTGGCAAGAGAGTATCTTGCCTCAAAAGGTTATGCAATTTGCGAAGAGAATTGGCACTCCGGAAAATATGAATTAGATATAGTTGCACAAGATGGTATGGAATTGGTAATTGTTGAGGTGAAAACACGCTCAAAAACAGACTATGGAAATCCAGAAGATTTTGTGACACCACAAAAAATAAAACGTACTGTTGATGCTGCCAATCACTATCTTGAACTGCAACCGCATCACCTTGATATTCGCTTTGATATAATCTCGGTAGTGCTTGGAGATGCAGGTAGTGATAACTACGAATTAGAACATATTATTGACGCATTTATGCCCGATCTTCGTACCCGATGA
- a CDS encoding SusD/RagB family nutrient-binding outer membrane lipoprotein: protein MNKINKYSILLIMLFMTIGVYADYGQVRTLKIYNSDGTTETLYISKIDSVTFKNSDSMLVDVPLIKWELQSALTDSKSSVVATSPFGYQTSNANSVDVFAGYTTVSRSDFQYGPALSNTYQWPNGYYGSACSMGPTSALYNAYTYAEVFGVPEYKAIAQIIYAQTALHAVNNAGCVPYEDARNLKVTRPLKYSSQEETYNLILDDLDEAIKTLKERKPDKESLIGVEGDAYDKGDAKYAFSEYRWEKWVQLANTIKLRIAMYLAKPNPTLARQVASEALFDEIGVLTEDFGPAYKEGITVHPYYQISSQKGGWGDSHMSASFENIMKRTGNPLIAKFFEKNYGAVACIVTGIKTKAEADYYGIRQGTKVGVRTTGAGYYNFSGISVSFKYERQLWVTKEEVIFLKAEAALRWGLGGDPKALYEEGIRSAFAKYGYSADVDSYLAQTKVVQQKKAGNFYDIHYVDIFNANNNIDGRLDICVAWDDTDSKETKLEKIITQKWMAIFPNGHEAWVDYRRTGYPRLFPSVQKWQGVPTFPVELQLRRIPHDESDENILLYDLPNIEAALSIFGQPGENSGGQRLYFEGDPAEYPYEFETGEDNPRLGWPIPKNF, encoded by the coding sequence ATGAATAAAATAAATAAATATAGCATACTGCTTATAATGCTTTTTATGACCATAGGAGTATATGCAGATTATGGTCAAGTTCGTACTTTAAAGATATATAATAGTGATGGAACAACTGAAACTTTGTACATATCAAAAATAGATAGTGTCACTTTTAAAAATTCAGATTCAATGCTAGTAGATGTTCCTCTCATCAAATGGGAGTTGCAAAGTGCATTGACTGATTCAAAAAGCAGTGTTGTTGCAACAAGTCCTTTCGGTTATCAGACTTCAAATGCCAATTCAGTTGATGTGTTTGCAGGATATACAACAGTAAGCCGTAGTGACTTCCAATATGGACCAGCGCTATCCAATACATACCAATGGCCTAATGGATATTATGGTTCAGCATGTAGTATGGGACCCACAAGTGCATTGTATAATGCTTATACATACGCTGAGGTATTTGGAGTACCCGAGTACAAAGCAATTGCTCAAATTATTTATGCTCAAACAGCACTACACGCAGTAAACAACGCAGGTTGTGTACCTTACGAAGATGCTCGTAATTTAAAAGTAACACGTCCTCTTAAATATTCTTCTCAAGAGGAGACATACAATTTGATACTTGACGATTTAGATGAGGCAATTAAAACTCTTAAAGAGCGTAAACCAGATAAAGAATCATTGATTGGAGTAGAGGGAGATGCATACGACAAAGGTGATGCTAAATATGCTTTCTCTGAGTATCGTTGGGAAAAATGGGTACAACTTGCAAATACCATTAAATTGCGTATAGCAATGTATTTAGCAAAACCAAATCCAACACTTGCACGACAAGTTGCTTCAGAGGCATTGTTCGATGAGATTGGAGTACTTACTGAGGATTTTGGTCCTGCATACAAAGAGGGTATAACAGTTCACCCATATTATCAGATTTCATCTCAAAAAGGAGGATGGGGCGATAGCCACATGAGTGCTTCTTTTGAGAACATTATGAAACGTACCGGAAATCCATTGATTGCGAAATTCTTTGAAAAAAACTATGGAGCTGTAGCATGTATAGTAACTGGTATAAAAACAAAAGCAGAAGCAGACTACTACGGAATCCGTCAAGGAACAAAAGTAGGAGTCAGAACTACGGGTGCAGGATACTATAACTTCTCAGGAATCTCAGTATCATTCAAATATGAGCGTCAATTATGGGTAACAAAAGAGGAGGTCATCTTCTTGAAAGCAGAGGCTGCTCTACGTTGGGGATTAGGAGGAGATCCTAAAGCATTATACGAAGAGGGAATCCGTTCAGCATTTGCTAAATATGGATATAGTGCAGATGTAGATTCATATCTTGCGCAAACTAAAGTTGTTCAACAAAAGAAAGCAGGAAATTTCTACGATATTCACTATGTTGACATCTTTAATGCAAATAACAATATTGACGGACGTTTAGATATTTGTGTAGCATGGGACGATACAGATTCTAAAGAGACTAAATTAGAGAAAATCATCACACAAAAATGGATGGCAATCTTCCCCAATGGACATGAGGCATGGGTAGATTATCGCCGAACAGGTTATCCTCGCTTGTTCCCATCAGTACAAAAATGGCAAGGAGTTCCAACATTCCCTGTTGAATTGCAACTACGTCGTATTCCACACGATGAGAGTGATGAAAACATCCTTCTATATGACCTTCCAAATATTGAGGCTGCATTGTCAATCTTTGGACAACCAGGTGAGAACTCAGGAGGTCAACGTCTATACTTTGAGGGAGATCCCGCAGAGTATCCATATGAATTTGAAACAGGAGAGGATAATCCAAGACTTGGATGGCCTATACCAAAAAACTTTTAG
- a CDS encoding transporter — translation MKIAKQIKAIILLLFVALTSVAQEQEVEFTADRPGASTGTGVVAKNVIQWEQGVQYDGDGGSGQFTFSNTLFRYGLFNGVELRLGGDALIYKDGDKWRPAFSGLSIGTKILCYEGKGGIPAIAILADLALPATGNEGFVVERLAPSFYLLFDNSVNDWFSIGYNVGAEWDGATATPSAFVALCLGFSINSRLGCFAESYNNFARYGNFYGVDFGLNYMVSDRVQLDVAANIDASNPRECWAVSCGFAWQINNPKR, via the coding sequence ATGAAAATAGCCAAGCAGATAAAAGCAATTATATTATTACTGTTTGTAGCATTAACATCAGTAGCGCAAGAGCAAGAGGTGGAATTTACAGCAGACCGTCCGGGAGCATCAACAGGAACGGGGGTGGTAGCAAAAAATGTTATACAGTGGGAACAAGGAGTTCAATATGACGGAGATGGAGGTAGCGGACAATTTACCTTCAGTAACACTCTGTTTCGTTACGGATTGTTCAATGGGGTGGAATTGCGATTAGGTGGCGATGCTTTAATATATAAAGATGGCGATAAGTGGCGTCCAGCATTTTCGGGATTGAGCATAGGGACAAAAATTTTATGTTATGAGGGCAAGGGTGGAATACCGGCAATAGCAATACTCGCTGACTTGGCACTCCCTGCAACAGGAAACGAAGGCTTTGTTGTTGAGCGATTGGCACCATCGTTTTACCTGCTATTCGATAATTCTGTAAATGATTGGTTTAGTATAGGGTATAACGTAGGAGCAGAGTGGGATGGAGCAACCGCAACTCCATCGGCATTTGTGGCTTTATGTTTGGGATTCTCAATCAACTCACGTTTGGGATGCTTTGCTGAGAGTTACAATAACTTTGCACGATATGGAAACTTCTATGGTGTAGATTTTGGATTAAACTATATGGTATCTGACAGAGTGCAACTTGATGTTGCAGCAAATATTGACGCCTCTAATCCTCGTGAGTGCTGGGCTGTAAGTTGTGGATTTGCTTGGCAGATAAATAATCCAAAGAGGTAG